TGCGACTGCTCACTCTTTCCCTCACTGCGGCGCTGCTCGCCTCCTGTGGCGGTTCCGGCGGCGGGGAGGGCGGCAAGCCCGCGGCGGCGGGCGAGGACCAGGTCCTCAACGTCTACAACTATTCGGACTACATCGCCGAGAACACCGTGCCGGCGTTCGAGCAGGCCAGCGGGGTCAAGGTCACCTACGACGTGTTCGACAGCGACGAGATGGTCGAGACCAAGCTGCTGGCCGGCGGCAGCGGCTACGACGTGGTGGTGCCGACGCTGAACTTCTTCGGCCGGCAGATCCAGGCCGGCGTGTTCCTGCCGCTGGACAAGAGCAAGATCCCGAACATCGCCAACCTGGATCCGGAGATCATGCAGCGCATCGCGCAGCAGGACCCGGGCAACAAGTACGGCATGCCGTACATGGTCGGCACCACCGGCATCGGCTACAACGTGGACAAGGTCAAGGCCGCGTTCGGCAGCACCGACGTCGCCAACAGCTGGGACCTGGTGTTCAAGCCGGAGAACATCGCCAAGCTCAAGGACTGCGGCGTCACCATCCTCGACACGCCCTCGGACCTGATCCCGATCGCGCTGCACTACCAGGGCGAGGACCCGCACACCACCGACAGCGCCAAGATCGAGAAGGCCGCGGCGCTGATCAAGAGCATCCGCCCGTACGTGCAGAACTTCCACTCCTCGCAGTACGTGACCTCGCTGGCCAACGGCAGCACCTGCCTGGCGGTGGGCTGGTCGGGCGACATCATCCAGGCGCGCGACCGCGCCGAGGAAGCCAAGAACGGCGTGCACGTGGCCTATTCGATTCCCAAGGAAGGCGCGCCGCAGTGGTTCGACATGCTGGCGATCCCGAAGGACGCCAAGCATCCGGAGAACGCCTACAAGTTCATCAACTACCTGTTGACGCCGGAGGTGGCTGCGGCCAACAGCAACTTCATCCACTACGCCAATCCGGTGCCGAAGGCGACGCCGCTGGTGGATGCGGCGATCCGCAATGACCCGACCATCTATCCGCCGCCGGACGTGGCCGCGAAGATGTTCACCTATTCGATCAACCCGCCCGAGGTGGACAAGCTGTACACCCGCCTGTGGACGGAGATCAAGACCGGCCGCTGAGCCGGTCGCGTCCGTGGTCCATGGCGCGGCGCGGCGGCGCGGCGCCTGCACGCAGTACGGCCGCGCCGCGCGCGGCCGCCAACGGGGAGGACCACCGGGATGCGCGCCACGTGCGGCGTCCCGCCAACCGCTGCCCGCCACGGGCGGCATGGGAGACGATTGATGAAGCGGCGAGCGATAGCGGGGATGGTGGCGGTGCTGTGCCTGGCCGGTTGCGGCGGATCGGGCCAGGACAGCGGCGCGGCGGAAACGGCCGGCGCCGACGATGCCAGGCAATTGAACGTCTACAACTGGTCGGACTACATCGCCGAGGGCACCGTGCCCGGTTTCGAGCGGCTCAGCGGCGTGCACGTCACCTACGACGTGTTCGACAGCAACGAGGTGCTGGAAGCCAAGCTGCTGGCTGGCGGCAGCGGCTACGACGTGGTGGTGCCGTCGCTGAGTTTCCTCGGCCGGCAGATCCAGGCCGGCGTGTTCCTGCCGCTGGACAAGAACAAGATTCCGAACCTGGCCAACCTGGATCCGGCGATGATGCAGCGCATCGCCCAGCAGGACCCGGGCAACACCTACGCGGTGCCGTACCTGTGGGGCACTACCGGCATCGGCTACAACGTCGACAGGATCCAGGCCGCGTTCGGCAGCACCGACGTGGTGAACAGCTGGGACCTGGTGTTCAAGCCGGAGAACCTGGCCAAGCTCAAGGACTGCGGGGTGACCTTCCTGGATACCGCCTCGGAGATCGTGCCGACGGTGCTGCACTACCTGGGCGAGGACCCGAACAGCACCGACCCGAAGGTGATCGAGAAGGCGGCGGCCAAGCTCAGGGAGATCCGCCCCTACATCCAGAACTTCCATTCCTCGCAGTACATCGACGCGCTGGCCAAGGGCAGCACCTGCCTGGTGGTGGGCTGGTCGGGCGACATCCTGCAGGCGCGCGACCGTGCCGAGGAGGCCAAGAACGGCGTGCGCATCGCCTATTCGATCCCGAAGGAAGGCGCGCTGCAGTTCTTCGACATGCTGGCCATCCCCAAGGACGCCAAGCATCCGGAGAGCGCCTACCAGTTCATCAACTACCTGCTGACCCCGGAAGTGGCCGCGGCCAACACCAACTTCGTCAGCTATCCGAACGCGGTGCCCAAGTCGCTGCCGCTGATCGACGCGGCGATCAGCGGCGACCGCACCATCTATCCGCCGGCGGAAGTGCAGGCCAAGCTGTTCGCGCTGGCGGTGATGCCGCCGGAAGTGGACCGCCAGTACACCAGGCTGTGGACCGAGCTGAAGACCGGGCGCTGAGCGAAGGCGGGCCCATCGGAGCCATGATCCCCCTCTCCCCGCGGGAGAGGGGGAGGAGTGAGGGTACGGCGGTGCCGGGAAGTTGAAGGCTGGGATCGAGCGCTGTCGTCATCCCACAGCTTCGCAACGCCCGATCGCGTGCGTGTTGCCCGTACCCTCATCCGCCCTGCGGGCACCTTGTCCCGAGGGGAGAAGGAGAGGCGTGGGTCGCTGCCACAGGCAGGGGTGACGCGTCCGGGCGAGCAGGACGACGTGCCGGCGCACTGAATGCCGCCATCGGCGCATTCACACAATCTGGACTCGCCGGTACAGATACTTGCGCAGTCCGTACGCCACCGTCTGGTGGAGGGGCCGGCTGGTGCGGTGCACGGCCATGCCCCTGCCAGGCAGCTGCGCCGACGGTCCCCACTCCTTCCCCAGGATCCGCGACTTGAGCACCCACGACCCAGATCCCACGCAGACGCAACGGCAGGCGGCTTCGGACGACGGCGGCCGGGCCACACCGCCCCAGGACGACGGCAAGCAGCCCGACAAGCCGTCGCCGCTGAAGAATCCCAAGGTCAAATGGACGCTGCTGCTGATCGGCCTGGCGGTCGCGATCGGCCTGGTGGTGTGGCTGATCTATTACCTGACCACCGGCCGCTACCTGCAGGAAACCAACAACGCCTACCTGCAGGCCGATTCGGTGGCGGTGGCGCCGCGGGTCAACGGCTACGTGACCGCGGTGTTCGTCGGCGACAACCAGACGGTGAAGGCCGGGCAGCCGCTGCTGCAGATCGACGAGCGCACCTACCGCGCCACCCAGCAGCAGGCGCAGGCCGTGGTCGCGGTGCGCCAGGCCGACATCGCCGCCGCCGAGGCCGGGCTGCAGGCGCAGCGCGCGACGCTGCTGCAGGCGCGCACCCAGGTCGCCGCGGCCGCGGCCAGCCTGCGCTTCGCCCAGGCCGAGGCCAAGCGCTTCGCGCCGCTGGCCGCGTCCGGCGCCGATACCCACGAGCACTACGAGAGCATCGTCCACGACCGCGATCGCGCCCAGGCCCAGTACGACGCGGCCAAGGCGCAGGTCGCCGCCGCCGAGAGCCAGGTGCAGGGCGCGAGCGCGCAGCTCGACCAGGCCCGTGCCGGGCTGCAGCAGGCGCAGGCCGACGCCGACCAGGCGCAGGTGGCGGTGGAGGACACCCGGCTCACCGCGCGCATCGATGGCCGCATCGGCGACAAGACCGTGCAGGTCGGCCAGTTCGTCGCCGCCGGCACGCGGCTGATGAGCGTGGTGCCGGTGGATGCGCTGTACCTGAGCGCCAACTTCAAGGAAACCCAGGTCGGGCTGATGCGGCCCGGGCAGCCGGCGCGGATCGAGGTCGATGCGCTGTCCGGGGTCGAGCTGGACGGCGTGGTCGAGAGCATCGCCCCGGGCACCGGTTCGCAGTTCGCGCTGCTGCCGCCGGAGAACGCCACCGGCAACTTCACCAAGGTCGTGCAGCGGGTGCCGGTGCGGATCCGGCTCAAGGCCGGCGCCGAGGCGCGCAAGGTGCTGGTGCCGGGCATGTCGGTGACGGTCACGGTGGACACGCGCGGGGCCAAGGACGCCAAGGACCGGGTCGAGGAGGAAGGCGAGCAGGGCGGGGCCAAGCCGTGAGCGAGGCGGCCGCTGCCCCGGCGGCGGGCGCAGGCGTACAGCAGAAGGCCGACACCGGCGCCTGGCTGGCGGTGGCTGCCGGCACCATCGGCTCGTTCATGGCGACGCTGGACATCTCCATCGTCAACGCCGCGCTGCCGACCATCCAGGGCGAGGTCGGCGCCAGCGGCACCGAGGGCACCTGGATCTCCACCGCCTACCTGGTCGCCGAGATCGTGATGATCCCGCTGACCGGCTGGTTCGTGCGCACCCTGGGGCTGCGCAACTTCCTGCTGATCTGCGCGCTGCTGTTCACCTTCTTCTCGGTGCTGTGCGGGCTGTCCGACAGCCTGACCATGATGATCCTGGGCCGCGTCGGCCAGGGCTTCGCCGGCGGCGCGCTGATCCCCACCGCGCTGACCATCGTCGCCACCCGCCTGCCGCCGGCACAGCAGACCCTGGGCACGGCGCTGTTCGGCATGACCGTGATCCTGGGGCCGGTGATCGGGCCGCTGCTCGGCGGCTGGCTGACCGAGAACGTCAGCTGGCACTACGCGTTCTTCCTCAACGTGCCGGTCTGCGCCGGGCTGGTGGCGCTGCTGCTGCTGGGCCTGCCGCACGAGCGCATGAACCTGCGCGGGCTGCTCGACGCCGACTGGCTCGGCATCTTCGGCCTCGCCGCCGGGCTCGGCGCGCTGACCGTGGTGCTGGAGGAAGGCCAGCGCGAACGCTGGTTCGAATCCTCGGAGATCGTGCTGCTGAGCGTGGTGTCGCTGGTCGGCTTCGTCGCCCTGGGCGCCTCGCAGTTCTTCAGCCGGCAGCCGGTGATCCGCCTGTCGATCCTGCGCCAGCGCAGTTTCAGCGCGGTGTTCGTGATGGTGATGGCGGTGGGCATGATCCTGTTCGGGGTCATGTACATGATCCCGCAGTTCCTGGCCACGATCTCCGGCTACAACACCGAGCAGTCCGGCTACGTGGTGCTGCTGTCCGGCGTGCCCACCGTGCTGCTGATGCCGTTGATGCCGAAGATGCTGACCAGCGTGGACGTGCGCATCCTGGTGATCGGCGGGCTGAGCTGCTTCGCCGTCGCCTGCTTCGTCAACATGAACCTCAGCGCCGATTCGGTCGGCATGCATTTCGTGGCCGGCCAGCTGCTGCAGGGCTGCGGCCTGGCGCTGGCGATGATGTCGCTGAACCAGGCGGCGATCTCGTCGGTGCCGGCGGACCTGGCCGGCGACGCCTCCGGGCTGTTCAACGCCGCGCGCAACATGGGCGGCTCGATCGGCCTGGCGCTGATCTCCACCTTCCAGGAGCGGCGCATGGTGCTGCACACGCAGATGATCGGCAGCAACACCAGCGCCAATTCGCCGCTGGCGCAGGACTACCTGCATGGCCTGGCCGCGCAGCTGCAGTCCAGCGCCGGCGCCGGCGCGGCGATGCAGTCGGTGGCGCAGCTGGCGCGGCTGGTGCAGCAGCAGGCGCTGGTGATGACCTACAACGACCTGTTCTGGATCTTCGGGGTGATCGTGGTGTGCACGATCCCGCTGGCGTTCCTGCTCAAACCGCTGCCCAAGGGCGGCGCTCCGCTCGCGATGCATTGAGGATTCCATGGCCCAGCGCTTTTCCCGCGTTCTCGTTCCCGCCGCGCTGCCGCTGCTGTTGTCGGCCTGCGTGCTCGGCCCGGACTACGTGAAGCCGCCGCCGGTGGCCGAGGCGGCGCAGGCGCAGCCGCGGCTGCACCGCGCCGATGCGGACGCCGCGGCCGCCGGCGTGGTGCCGGCGCCGCCGCCGCAGCGCTGGTGGGAGGCGTTGCAGGACCCGCAGTTGAACAGCCTGGTCGAGCAGGCGCTGCACAACAGTCCGAACCTGCGCGCGGCGCAGGCCAGGCTGCGCGCCTCGCGCGCGCTGGTGCGGCAGCGCCATGCCGAACAGCTGCCCAGCGTCGGCGCCAATGCCGCCTACCTCAATGCCAGGGCGCCGGAC
The Xanthomonas sp. AM6 DNA segment above includes these coding regions:
- a CDS encoding polyamine ABC transporter substrate-binding protein — its product is MKLRLLTLSLTAALLASCGGSGGGEGGKPAAAGEDQVLNVYNYSDYIAENTVPAFEQASGVKVTYDVFDSDEMVETKLLAGGSGYDVVVPTLNFFGRQIQAGVFLPLDKSKIPNIANLDPEIMQRIAQQDPGNKYGMPYMVGTTGIGYNVDKVKAAFGSTDVANSWDLVFKPENIAKLKDCGVTILDTPSDLIPIALHYQGEDPHTTDSAKIEKAAALIKSIRPYVQNFHSSQYVTSLANGSTCLAVGWSGDIIQARDRAEEAKNGVHVAYSIPKEGAPQWFDMLAIPKDAKHPENAYKFINYLLTPEVAAANSNFIHYANPVPKATPLVDAAIRNDPTIYPPPDVAAKMFTYSINPPEVDKLYTRLWTEIKTGR
- a CDS encoding extracellular solute-binding protein, yielding MKRRAIAGMVAVLCLAGCGGSGQDSGAAETAGADDARQLNVYNWSDYIAEGTVPGFERLSGVHVTYDVFDSNEVLEAKLLAGGSGYDVVVPSLSFLGRQIQAGVFLPLDKNKIPNLANLDPAMMQRIAQQDPGNTYAVPYLWGTTGIGYNVDRIQAAFGSTDVVNSWDLVFKPENLAKLKDCGVTFLDTASEIVPTVLHYLGEDPNSTDPKVIEKAAAKLREIRPYIQNFHSSQYIDALAKGSTCLVVGWSGDILQARDRAEEAKNGVRIAYSIPKEGALQFFDMLAIPKDAKHPESAYQFINYLLTPEVAAANTNFVSYPNAVPKSLPLIDAAISGDRTIYPPAEVQAKLFALAVMPPEVDRQYTRLWTELKTGR
- a CDS encoding HlyD family secretion protein — its product is MSTHDPDPTQTQRQAASDDGGRATPPQDDGKQPDKPSPLKNPKVKWTLLLIGLAVAIGLVVWLIYYLTTGRYLQETNNAYLQADSVAVAPRVNGYVTAVFVGDNQTVKAGQPLLQIDERTYRATQQQAQAVVAVRQADIAAAEAGLQAQRATLLQARTQVAAAAASLRFAQAEAKRFAPLAASGADTHEHYESIVHDRDRAQAQYDAAKAQVAAAESQVQGASAQLDQARAGLQQAQADADQAQVAVEDTRLTARIDGRIGDKTVQVGQFVAAGTRLMSVVPVDALYLSANFKETQVGLMRPGQPARIEVDALSGVELDGVVESIAPGTGSQFALLPPENATGNFTKVVQRVPVRIRLKAGAEARKVLVPGMSVTVTVDTRGAKDAKDRVEEEGEQGGAKP
- a CDS encoding DHA2 family efflux MFS transporter permease subunit; the protein is MATLDISIVNAALPTIQGEVGASGTEGTWISTAYLVAEIVMIPLTGWFVRTLGLRNFLLICALLFTFFSVLCGLSDSLTMMILGRVGQGFAGGALIPTALTIVATRLPPAQQTLGTALFGMTVILGPVIGPLLGGWLTENVSWHYAFFLNVPVCAGLVALLLLGLPHERMNLRGLLDADWLGIFGLAAGLGALTVVLEEGQRERWFESSEIVLLSVVSLVGFVALGASQFFSRQPVIRLSILRQRSFSAVFVMVMAVGMILFGVMYMIPQFLATISGYNTEQSGYVVLLSGVPTVLLMPLMPKMLTSVDVRILVIGGLSCFAVACFVNMNLSADSVGMHFVAGQLLQGCGLALAMMSLNQAAISSVPADLAGDASGLFNAARNMGGSIGLALISTFQERRMVLHTQMIGSNTSANSPLAQDYLHGLAAQLQSSAGAGAAMQSVAQLARLVQQQALVMTYNDLFWIFGVIVVCTIPLAFLLKPLPKGGAPLAMH